The Rhizobium sp. BT03 genome segment TCAGGCTGTTACGGCCCTGGTTCTCGGAGGTGCGAGCCTCTCCGGTGGTCGTGGTGGAGCACTTGGATCTACGCTTGGCGCGATCAACATGTTCCTCATCTCCTATCTCCTCTCCACCTTCAACTTCGGCACGGTTTCGGGGTTCGTTACCCAGATGGCATTCGGCTTAATCCTCGTCGGATCACTTCTCGTGAACGTCTTTGTCATCAGTCGCCGCGCGGTTGTGTAAGGAGCAAGATAATGGTCGCGACAGTTATGAATTCCGAAATCAAATCGGCTCAGAAGTCTAACCCGCTCAAGGCTCATCGGAGCATCGTCATTGGCTTTGTTCTTCTGGCCTCTCTCTTAGCACTCGGTGCATTGCTGGTCCCCGGCTTCGTATCATCCCAAAACGCGCGTTCAATCCTTCTTCTCGCAGCGTTTCTGGGGCTTGCCTCCATTGGCCAGACCCTGTGCGCTCTGGTCGGTGCGCTCGATCTTTCGATACCATATATTATTGGAGGCGCGAACATCCTCCTTCCCAGCCTTATGGTCGCAGGTATTCCCGCTCCCCTCGCGATGCTGGTTGTCATGCTCCTCGGTGCGCTTGTCGGGGCCGCCAATGGCGCCCTGAGCTTCCGTCTCCAAGGGCAAGCGCTGATCATGTCGCTCGGAGTTGGCTTCGCGGCCGTCGGTGCGGTCCAGATCTACACCTCACTCGGCTCGGCGTTTGGTGGTACAGTGTTTGCTCCGGTACCCGAATGGCTGAGGAACATTTCGGCGTTCAACGGAAAGTTTTTCGGCCTGTCGCTGCCTCCGGTCATCGTGATCTGGGCTATCGTCGCCATCGCGCTTGGATGGTTCATGTACAACACCTGGTTTGGCCGCAGCATTTACGCCGTCGGCGGAAGCCGGACGGCGGCCGCCCGCCTCGGAATCTCCGAATTCAAGGTCTGGACCGTCATCCATAGCGTCAGCGGTGCCATGTCTGCAATCACGGGCATGCTGCTACTAGGGTTTTCCGGTGGTGGCTTCGTCGGCGTGGGCGACCCTTATCTTTTCACCACCGTAGCAGCGGTGGTGATTGGAGGGACGTCGCTTCTTGGTGGGGCGGGCGGCTATGGCGCGACAGTGCTCGGTGTTCTTGTCCTGACTGTACTGACCTCGCTTCTAGTTGGCCTCGGACTGAACTTTCCGGCGCAGCAGGCTGTCGTCGGTCTGCTCATCGTTCCGATGGTCGCGATATACGCACGGTCACCACACATTCGAAATCAGATATGATCAATGCATAGAAAGGAAGATCCATGGCAATCTCCAGCACCCTGCTAGGCCGTTTAAAGGACCAGACTCTCGTTCGCGAGCAGATGCTGGTTGGAGGAAAGTGGTCGAGCGAAGGGGTAAACGGCACACGCATCAACGTGCTAAACCCCTCCACGATGGACGTCCTTGCCTCTTTGCCTAGCGCTGGCCTTGCTGAAGTGCGAGCCTCTATCGATGCTGCAAAGGCTGCACAGAAGAAGTGGGCTAAGGTTTCGGCGAAGGAACGCTCGCTGATCATGCGGAAGTTCTACGAAGAGGTGGTAGCTAACGCTGAAGACCTGGCCGTAATTCTGACATCGGAAATGGGCAAGCCACTGGCGGAAGCGCGTGGCGAGATTGCTTACGGCGCTTCCTACATCGAATGGTTCGGTGAGGAAGCCAAGCGTGTCTATGGTGACACCATTCCAGGTCACCAGGCCGACAAGCGACTGCTTGTCATCAAGCAGCCGGTTGGCGTTGTGGCCGCCATCGCTCCTTGGAACTTTCCGTCGGCGATGGTGTGCCGCAAGATCGCGCCGGCGCTCGCGTCCGGCTGCGCGATCGTATTCAAGCCTGCTGCCGAGACTCCGTTATCGGCGCTTGCATTGGCGATCCTCGCGGAGCGTGCCGGAATACCCGATGGCTTGTTCAGCGTCCTCCCGACGGATAATGCAAGAATGTTTGGCGAGGAGGTCTGCTCCAACCCGGTCGTCAAGAAACTGACCTTCACCGGTTCGACCGAAGTTGGCCGTATCTTGATGGCGCAAGGCGCCCAGAAGATCATGAAGCTGAGCCTGGAACTCGGCGGCAATGCGCCGTTTATCGTTTTCGACGATGCAGATCTCGACCAGGCGGTCGAGGGGGCTATGCTTTCTAAGTTTCGTAACGCGGGTCAAACCTGCGTGTGCGCGAATCGTATTTACGTACAGAGCGGGATCCATGACAGGTTCGTCGAGAAGCTGGCAATGCGCGTGAGTGCCTTGCAGGTTCTTGACGGGTTTGAGAGCGGGGCGACGATCGGCCCGTTGATCAACGATGAAGCGGTAGCAAAGCTCTATGGTCATATCGATGACGCTGTGACCAAGGGTGCGACTGTCGTGGTTGGTGGTGACCGCGATGCTCGCGGAGGCACGTTCGTCCAACCAACGCTTCTCTCGGGTGCCACAAAGGATATGAAGGTTGCGCGTGAGGAAACCTTCGCGCCTCTGGCTCCGGTGTTCAAGTTCGATACTGTCGAGGAAGTCATCGAACTCGCGAACGATACGGAATTCGGCTTGGCAGCCTACTTTTTCGCCAACGACCTCAGGAACGTTTGGAAGGTCACAGAGGCGCTGGAATACGGCATGGTTGGCGTGAACACGGGTCTGATTTCCACCGAATTAGCGCCATTCGGCGGCGTCAAGCAATCCGGCTTCGGCCGAGAGGGCTCAAAGTACGGAATGGATGACTTCTTATCCATGAAATACGTCTGCATGGGCGGGATCGGCGCATAGCGATCGCCCAAGGGTCGCTCGCCGACTGAACTTAAAGGGGGAGAGGTCTGTTGAATAGAGGCAGGACAGCAACATCCTCTCCGCCGGTTGCGAGGTCTCAAAAGGCTGGACTTTTCTAGAGGTTTCGCGGGAGCTGTCCTACGGATCTTCCCTTCCGACCCCTTCTGGGGCCGGCCTTGCAGACGAGATTTCTGCCTGTCTTTTCGATTGTCGATCCTTCCGCCAATGCCCTACAAGGTAAGTCTTTCCCAGATAGCTTGTAGCCTTCGAAGAGGTAACACGACATGAACGAGCTGTTGCACCGTGGCGTTGTCGTTTCAACGTATCGGAGTCCTGAGCAGGAGCATGATCACCACCCGATCGATGCACGCGTTCGTCCTGAAATCGATCAGGCCGACGATGCTGCACGTGCCAGCGTGGAGGGTCAAGCGAAAGCCATTCGCGTCAACCAGCGACGCGTCAAGGTGTAGTTGTCGGCGGCCGCACCCTCAGTGTCGGTTTGACGTAGCCGCCGATCTTCGCCGGCGCCAGGCCTTTATGGTAGATCCGGATGCGTCCGGGTCATCCAGACGTCAAACGCGTAATGCAGGAAGAGATTCGATAGGATCGGGCTGACCACGCCCCCTTGCGGGGTACCACGCATCCGCTCAATGACTTCTCCGTTCTTTTCCATAGGCGCGGTCAACCATCTTTCGATGTAGAGCAGAGCCCAGTTGCATTTAACGTCTTTTCTGACCGTCTTCAGCAAGAGATCATGCGGAAGATTGTCGAACAGCTTTGATGTCGGATTCCGGATCAATCATCTGCTTGACCACCATCTGCGCGATCCGATCACTGACCGCCGGTTCCAGATCTTGTAGAGATTTCTCGCAAGGTCTTTGTCAAACATCTCCAGGGTCTCACCGTCCACCCGGCTGCACCACGGTTGGCTTTGACCGCTTTGTAAGCTTCGTACACTTGCCGCTTCTCAATCCGAAACGGCTTGTCTGTCGTACCTATCGAAGTCATCCTGTTTCCAGTTGTTCCAAACAATACGACCACCTGATCCGATCCCTTTGCTCCGGCCCCATTACAGGGCCCTCAACGCTCATACGGATCGGTCCGCCCCAGTCTCCTGCATCGGTACTCTCGCCTTACGGTTTCTCCGCTTGGGCTTCTCCCTTGGCATCAGGAGCCTGGTTCCTGCAGTTCCGGGTGAAAGCCTGTGTCCAACTCACGCCCCCTCTACGCCGGTCGCCGCCCGCCCAATCATCAGGCACCCGGCGGACTTGTCCCAGGATGACGAAACAGTCCTGGTTTCGACGACGCTTATATTCATAACGGCGCGTCTTCGGAGGGTTCACTTTCGTTCGTCTTCGGACACGCACCTGCTCGGATCTCGTCCGAACTTTTCATCCGGCGCTCACCACCACGGCTCTTTACCGCAGCAGCTCGGACTGGTTTGAGACCCGCTCCTGAAAGCCGATCCCGGAGGGCCATCCTCCATCATTCACGCAGCTTCACGTTACGGGGTTAGCTCACACTGAACTCCTTCCGTGCCTCTGCAGCACACTTTCGTCGATGAAGATCAGTTTCTCCGGATCGAGGTCCAATTGACCATCGAACCAGGCGCGCCGGCGCTTCAGGACGTCCGGTCGGTCCTGCTCCAGTGCGTGTGCGGTCTTTTTTAAAGGTCCACCCACGGCTTCGAAGCCAAGCGCCAAGTGCGCTGCGGCTGATCTTCACCTGCCGCTCGACGGACAAGCGCTCAACCATCTCATCGAGCGTCACATCCCTACGCTCGTTGATCAACGCGACAACGAATTCCTCGTGTGCATCCACTGCCGAAGGTCGTCTCCAGCCCTGTGGCCGAGCAGTCAGCTCACCCTCTTTCGCTCTTGCAATCCAGCGGATCGCCGTCGAAATCCCAACTCCGAAACGAGCCGCAGCCTGTCGAGCCGACATGCCCGCCGCAGACGCTTTCAAAACCCGTATTCGAAGATCATCGCTCA includes the following:
- a CDS encoding ABC transporter permease; translated protein: MVATVMNSEIKSAQKSNPLKAHRSIVIGFVLLASLLALGALLVPGFVSSQNARSILLLAAFLGLASIGQTLCALVGALDLSIPYIIGGANILLPSLMVAGIPAPLAMLVVMLLGALVGAANGALSFRLQGQALIMSLGVGFAAVGAVQIYTSLGSAFGGTVFAPVPEWLRNISAFNGKFFGLSLPPVIVIWAIVAIALGWFMYNTWFGRSIYAVGGSRTAAARLGISEFKVWTVIHSVSGAMSAITGMLLLGFSGGGFVGVGDPYLFTTVAAVVIGGTSLLGGAGGYGATVLGVLVLTVLTSLLVGLGLNFPAQQAVVGLLIVPMVAIYARSPHIRNQI
- a CDS encoding NAD-dependent succinate-semialdehyde dehydrogenase, with translation MAISSTLLGRLKDQTLVREQMLVGGKWSSEGVNGTRINVLNPSTMDVLASLPSAGLAEVRASIDAAKAAQKKWAKVSAKERSLIMRKFYEEVVANAEDLAVILTSEMGKPLAEARGEIAYGASYIEWFGEEAKRVYGDTIPGHQADKRLLVIKQPVGVVAAIAPWNFPSAMVCRKIAPALASGCAIVFKPAAETPLSALALAILAERAGIPDGLFSVLPTDNARMFGEEVCSNPVVKKLTFTGSTEVGRILMAQGAQKIMKLSLELGGNAPFIVFDDADLDQAVEGAMLSKFRNAGQTCVCANRIYVQSGIHDRFVEKLAMRVSALQVLDGFESGATIGPLINDEAVAKLYGHIDDAVTKGATVVVGGDRDARGGTFVQPTLLSGATKDMKVAREETFAPLAPVFKFDTVEEVIELANDTEFGLAAYFFANDLRNVWKVTEALEYGMVGVNTGLISTELAPFGGVKQSGFGREGSKYGMDDFLSMKYVCMGGIGA